DNA from Paratractidigestivibacter faecalis:
AAGCAACGACCTCGAGCGTGCCACCAAGATCGCGCGCGAGATGGTCACCCGCTACGGCATGAGCGAGGAGCTGGGCACCCAGGTCTTTGGCGAGGCCCAGCACGAGGTCTTCCTGGGCCGCGACTACGCCCAGAAGAACGACTACTCCGCCGAGACCGCAAAGCGCATCGATGACGAGATCGAGCGCATCATGCGCGAGGCGCATGACCGCGCGCGCGAGGTGCTCTCTGCCCGCGGCGACCAGATGCGCACCATGGCCGAGGTGCTCCTTGACCGCGAGACCGTGGAGGGCCCGGCCGTGAACGCCCTTCTCGACGGCACCTGGGACCAGTACGTGGCCGAGCACCCGGAGGAGGGCGGCAAGCCCAAGACGGCTCCCGGCCAGATTGACGAGGACCTCGTCGCCGAGGCCGCCGCAGCCGCTGCCGAGCGCGAGAGCCAGTAAACGGGGACGTTGTTGGTTACCAGGTAAAAGGGACACCCCTTGCATTCCAGAGGCCCCGCGGGTACGCCGCCCGTGGGGCTCTTTGTTGCCCGTGCTGGTGGCATTTGGGTCTTGGTTTCTACAACATTCGGATTTTGGTATCTGAGCGATTCGGATTCTGGTATATATTTGATTCGGGTTTTGGTATAACCAAGGGTGAAGAACCGTGCGATGGGGGGTAAGCGTGTCGAACGGGAAGACCATTGGGGTGCCCAGACCGGCTGCATATACGCCAAGAATCGTCGACAGACAAATAGAGAAGTACCTCGGTCTGTTTGGTGCCGTTGAGGTGTCGGGCGCCAAGTGGTGTGGCAAGACCTGGTCTTCCCTTGCGCACGCGGCGTCCGTGACCTACGTCGATAGGGGCGCTAACCTGCAGATTATTCAGGCGGACCCTGCCTATGCCCTTGCGGGCGACCGTCCACATGTCATCGACGAGTGGCAGCGCGTCCCGGCCATTTGGGACACGGTGAGACACGCCTCAGACGAGCTGGGGGAAGCGAAAGGGGCTTGGATACTGACGGGCTCCTCGACTCCAAATAAAGACAAGACGGCTCACAGCGGCGCCGGGCGCATTGGACGAGTCAGGATGCATCCCATGACGCTTGCCGAGACTGGGGAGTCGAGCGGCCGAGTCAGTCTTGCGGGCCTCTTCCGCGGCGAGTTTGAGCCATGCCAGTGCGATAACGGCATTGAGTCCTTGGCAAGGCTTGCTGTCCGCGGCGGTTGGCCTGCAGAGCGCACAGCTCAGCCAGGGGATGCGCAGATTGTCCTCAGGGACTACATGGAGTCCATCTTTATCCAGAGCATTCCACGCCTGGGCGGAAACGAGAGCACGGCGCGGCGGCTTGCGCTGTCGCTAGCCCGTAATCTCGGCCAGTCCACCAAGGCAGATACGCTCATCCGGGATACCTACGCGTTGGGTTCAGCCGAAACGACTTCGGAGAGCCAGCGCAAGGAGGTGGCCGGTCTCCTGGATATATTCACGCGCCTCTTCCTTGTTGATGAGGTGCCGGGCTGGGTCCCGGCATCTCGTTCGCCCAAGCGCATGCGGGTCAAGCCAAAGCGATACTTTGCTGATCCGTCCCTTCCGGTTGCACTTCTCGGTTTGTCCTGTGAGGCACTTCTGCAGGATTGGCAGAGCTTCGGCCTTGTATTTGAGAACCTTGTTATGCGTGACCTCGACGTCTATTCCCGTGCACTGGACTTTGGCATGTCCTCTCCGCTGCGCTACTACCGTGATGATTCCGACCTTGAAGCCGACGCAATCATTGAGAGGCCCGATGGAAACTGGGCTGCCATCGAGATCAAGGTGAGCCTCGATAAGGTCGACGAGGCCGCGTCGCAGCTTTTGAGGATTCGGAAAAAGGTCTGTGGAAGCGCCGTCGCGCGAGTGAGGGAACCGGCGTTCCTGGCTGTGGTAACTGGCATGGGCGAGGTGGCATATCGCCGCTCCGACGGCGTATATGTGATTCCGATTCGCGCGTTGGGGGCATAGCGCGCCCGTCTGGTCGGAGGCTCTCCTTGCCAGGCAACTTGTGTCGGGTGGGTTGCGCGCCCGCTGGCGTGGGCGCCTGCTGCGCGACGCACGCCTACAATTGGCCCATCAGGCCATCAGAACGGAGCACCCATGACCATCAACGAGAAGAGCTACGCCTACGGCGCGCAGAAGTCCTCCATCCGCGAGATCGCCGCCTACGGCAGCGCCCGCAAGGCCCAGATCGGCGCGGAGAACGTCTTTGACTTCGGCCTGGGCAACCCCTCCATCCCGGCGCCGGAGTCCGTGCGCTCCTCCATCGCCCGCGCGCTGGAGCTGCCGCCCACGCAGCTGCACGGCTACACGCCGGCCCCCGGCCTGCCCGCCGCTCGCGAGGCCGTGGCCGCGAGCCTCAACCGCCGCTTTGGCACCAGCTACGCCGCCGGTGACGTCTACCTCACCTGCGGTGCCGCCGCCTCGCTCTCCATCAGCTTCCACACGACGGTGAACGTGGGCGACGAGGTCATTGTGATCGCGCCGTACTTCCCCGAGTACCGCGTGTGGATCGAGACCGCCGGCGCGACCTGCGTCGAGGTCATGGCAGACCCCGAAACGTTCCAGATTGACGTTGCCGCCGTTGCGGCCGCCATCACGGCCAAGACCAAGGCCATCGTCATTAACTCGCCGAACAACCCCGTCGGCTCCGTTTACGCCGAGCAGAACCTCCGCGACCTCGCCGCTGCGCTCGCCGCCGCCGAGGAGCGCCTGGGCACGCAGATCTACCTCGTGGCCGACGAACCCTACCGCGAGATTACCTACGGCGCCGAGGTGCCCTGGGTGCCCGCCATCTACGACCGCACCATCGTCTGCTACTCCTACTCAAAGAGCCTCAGCCTGCCGGGCGAGCGCATCGGCTGGGTGCTCGTGCCCAACACGAACCCTGACCACGACAAGCTTGTGCTCGCGGTCGCCGGTGCTGGCCGCAAGCTGGGCTTCGTCTGCGCCCCGGCCATTTTCCAGCGCGTGGTGATCGACTGCGTGGATGAGCCCACTGACGTGGAGGCCTACGCCGAGAACCGCCGCGCCCTCACCGAGGGGCTCTCGGCGCTCGGCTACGAGTTCGTCGAGCCGCAGGGGGCGTTCTACCTGTGGGTTAAGGCGCTCGAGCCTGACGCCAACGCGTTCTTCGAGCGTGCCAAGGCCCTTGAGCTGCTGCCCGTCCCGTCCGACAGCTTTGGCTGCCCCGGCTGGGTCCGCGTTGGCTACTGCGTGAGCAAGGAGACCATCGTCAACTCCATGTCCGCCTGGAAGAAGCTCGCTGAGAGTTACGAGTAGACGAGAAGCGCCACAAGGCCGAACGTTTGGCGCCCCAGGTGCGAGGCCATGCCTTCGCACCTGGGGTGCTTTTCTCGCCGGCGCTCGTGCCTGGTGGACGTTTCTCGCAGGTGCGATAGCGCCTGCCGCCCGCGGCTACAATGAAGTCGAGAAGCAACGAGCCCCCAGGAGGCGCACCACCCATGATTCGCATCAGCTGCGACGTCCACACGCACACGCTGGCCTCTCGCCATGCGTACTCCACCATCGAGGAGAACGTCCGAGCGGCGGCAGACCAGAACTTCGAGCTTCTGGGTTCCACTGACCACTTCTCGGACATGCTCTATCCCGACCAGGACGTCAGGAACTTCCAGTTCTTCCTCAACGTGAAGGCCTGGCCGCGCCAGTGGCACGGCGTCATGGTTCTGCATGGCTGCGAGGCGGACATCGTGGACGGCCAGGGCAACCTCTTCGGGCATAACATCACCGTTGACCACGAGATCAACGGCCAGGCGCTCCATGGCGCAACCACGCTAAAGAAACGCGTCTTCCGCAACTGCGACTACGTCATCGCGAGCATCCACCGCAAGGACTTTACCAACGACCAGACCCCCGCGCAGAACGC
Protein-coding regions in this window:
- a CDS encoding ATP-binding protein, with product MSNGKTIGVPRPAAYTPRIVDRQIEKYLGLFGAVEVSGAKWCGKTWSSLAHAASVTYVDRGANLQIIQADPAYALAGDRPHVIDEWQRVPAIWDTVRHASDELGEAKGAWILTGSSTPNKDKTAHSGAGRIGRVRMHPMTLAETGESSGRVSLAGLFRGEFEPCQCDNGIESLARLAVRGGWPAERTAQPGDAQIVLRDYMESIFIQSIPRLGGNESTARRLALSLARNLGQSTKADTLIRDTYALGSAETTSESQRKEVAGLLDIFTRLFLVDEVPGWVPASRSPKRMRVKPKRYFADPSLPVALLGLSCEALLQDWQSFGLVFENLVMRDLDVYSRALDFGMSSPLRYYRDDSDLEADAIIERPDGNWAAIEIKVSLDKVDEAASQLLRIRKKVCGSAVARVREPAFLAVVTGMGEVAYRRSDGVYVIPIRALGA
- a CDS encoding pyridoxal phosphate-dependent aminotransferase translates to MTINEKSYAYGAQKSSIREIAAYGSARKAQIGAENVFDFGLGNPSIPAPESVRSSIARALELPPTQLHGYTPAPGLPAAREAVAASLNRRFGTSYAAGDVYLTCGAAASLSISFHTTVNVGDEVIVIAPYFPEYRVWIETAGATCVEVMADPETFQIDVAAVAAAITAKTKAIVINSPNNPVGSVYAEQNLRDLAAALAAAEERLGTQIYLVADEPYREITYGAEVPWVPAIYDRTIVCYSYSKSLSLPGERIGWVLVPNTNPDHDKLVLAVAGAGRKLGFVCAPAIFQRVVIDCVDEPTDVEAYAENRRALTEGLSALGYEFVEPQGAFYLWVKALEPDANAFFERAKALELLPVPSDSFGCPGWVRVGYCVSKETIVNSMSAWKKLAESYE
- a CDS encoding PHP domain-containing protein, whose product is MIRISCDVHTHTLASRHAYSTIEENVRAAADQNFELLGSTDHFSDMLYPDQDVRNFQFFLNVKAWPRQWHGVMVLHGCEADIVDGQGNLFGHNITVDHEINGQALHGATTLKKRVFRNCDYVIASIHRKDFTNDQTPAQNAQMYINALQDKKVLILGHLGRSGVDFELDPVLKAARDLGKLVELNEASLTSSEKRDKSLLPCHHIAERCAELGVQVSFGSDSHVSAGIARCEGVGSLLEELDFPEELVACRSKEAFLAAARAALPEFSL